Proteins found in one Quercus robur chromosome 2, dhQueRobu3.1, whole genome shotgun sequence genomic segment:
- the LOC126712117 gene encoding dof zinc finger protein DOF1.6: MPSETSEGKAVTRVHQSLGHPPPPQAQPLPCPRCDSTSTKFCYYNNYNLSQPRHFCKSCRRYWTQGGTLRNVPVGGGTRKAAMTKRSRSATCSSSTSSSSSSSSTLTNSNDAVLGNPAATAAAAASGLHAENMDLGGGSFNFLLNSQGPSLLGLSGYGLGLGPIPGYDEMGFGLGRGSWTFPEVGDFGGGGSGNGADVASMGFNTWQMNGAEAGGLADSAAAAGDSIPGQGLK, translated from the coding sequence ATGCCATCGGAGACAAGTGAAGGAAAAGCGGTTACGAGGGTCCACCAGAGTTTGGGCCACCCACCACCACCGCAGGCGCAACCGCTACCATGTCCTCGCTGCGACTCGACCTCCACCAAGTTCTGCTACTACAACAACTACAACCTCTCTCAGCCTCGCCACTTCTGCAAGTCGTGCCGGCGTTACTGGACCCAAGGTGGCACCCTCCGCAACGTCCCCGTTGGTGGTGGGACCCGCAAGGCTGCCATGACTAAGCGCTCTCGCTCCGCCACGTGTTCCTCTTCTACTTCTTCCTCTTCGTCTTCTTCCTCCACTCTTACCAACAGCAACGACGCCGTTTTAGGGAACCCTGCTGctactgctgctgctgctgcttcgGGTCTTCACGCTGAGAACATGGATTTGGGTGGTGGGAGCTTCAATTTCTTGCTGAACTCGCAAGGTCCCAGCTTGTTGGGCCTGAGtgggtatgggcttgggcttgggcccaTACCCGGGTACGATGAGATGGGGTTCGGGTTGGGAAGAGGGAGCTGGACATTCCCTGAAGTCGGTGACTTTGGCGGTGGTGGGAGTGGCAATGGTGCCGACGTGGCCTCTATGGGGTTCAACACGTGGCAGATGAATGGTGCTGAAGCTGGTGGACTAGCTGATTCTGCTGCAGCTGCAGGGGATTCCATCCCTGGCCAGGGTTTGAAGTGA